Proteins co-encoded in one Bacillus infantis NRRL B-14911 genomic window:
- a CDS encoding ATP-binding protein — protein MKLREFAENLFLHFFIMMIIPLMHNVSIKHEKRAWVMFFAAAASLVLTLAFPVRMSNGLEFDMKFIPVFFCFFYLGPVGGYLSIAALLILMALFNIDNLYVTLINYFIISIPMLFIRKKYQKINILGKTLVAFAFYFLITFTRLIYFLQTGHIQHAVNLALFFLLSFISLCAAIYIMEMYRLHSEMAEKLQTADKSNAISQLAASVAHEIRNPMTTIRGFLQLMKEEQNLTDGQRSYVATSLEELDRANHIISDFLSLAKPSISSKEKLPVTDLVREISEFIRPFALLSQAEIRCRTQDDLYIYGNANEFKQLMINLIKNGVESMPDGGSIIVTAEQDQKEVSVKIKDEGSGLSPGQLKQLGSPYYSTKTKGTGLGLLISFDIIKRLDGHYEIISEKNKGTEFILIFPAAERQSSGQHPNQPL, from the coding sequence ATGAAGTTGCGGGAGTTTGCTGAAAATCTATTTCTTCATTTTTTTATCATGATGATCATCCCGCTTATGCACAATGTTAGCATAAAGCATGAAAAAAGAGCATGGGTCATGTTTTTTGCTGCTGCTGCCTCCCTGGTGCTGACACTGGCATTTCCTGTGAGAATGTCCAATGGCCTTGAATTTGATATGAAGTTCATACCTGTATTTTTTTGTTTTTTCTATCTTGGACCTGTCGGAGGGTATTTGTCAATCGCGGCCCTTCTGATTCTCATGGCCCTTTTTAATATAGATAATCTTTATGTAACTCTCATAAATTATTTTATTATATCAATACCGATGCTGTTTATCCGGAAAAAATATCAGAAGATCAACATCCTTGGTAAAACCTTGGTTGCTTTTGCTTTTTACTTTTTAATCACGTTTACCAGGCTGATATATTTCCTGCAGACTGGCCATATTCAGCATGCAGTGAACCTTGCCCTTTTCTTTCTTTTATCATTTATAAGCCTTTGTGCTGCCATTTATATTATGGAAATGTACAGATTGCACTCAGAAATGGCTGAGAAACTACAAACAGCAGACAAATCCAATGCGATCAGCCAGCTTGCAGCCTCTGTTGCCCATGAAATCAGAAATCCCATGACGACAATCAGAGGATTTCTGCAGCTTATGAAGGAAGAGCAAAACCTGACGGACGGCCAGCGGTCATATGTAGCAACTTCACTTGAAGAGCTTGACAGGGCGAATCATATTATTTCAGATTTCCTTTCGCTCGCAAAACCTTCGATATCCTCAAAGGAAAAGCTGCCGGTAACAGATCTAGTGAGGGAAATTTCCGAATTCATCAGGCCTTTTGCCCTTTTATCCCAAGCAGAAATCAGATGTCGTACCCAGGATGATTTATATATATATGGCAATGCAAATGAATTTAAGCAGCTGATGATCAATCTTATAAAAAATGGGGTAGAATCAATGCCTGACGGAGGTTCTATCATTGTGACCGCAGAGCAGGATCAGAAGGAAGTTTCCGTAAAAATAAAAGATGAGGGCTCAGGTCTTTCACCTGGACAGCTCAAACAGCTGGGCAGCCCCTATTATTCAACTAAAACGAAAGGCACTGGCCTGGGGCTGCTTATTTCATTTGATATCATCAAACGGCTTGACGGGCATTACGAAATCATCAGCGAAAAGAATAAAGGGACTGAATTTATACTGATTTTCCCTGCAGCTGAAAGACAATCCAGCGGACAGCATCCAAATCAGCCATTGTAA